One window of Salegentibacter sp. Hel_I_6 genomic DNA carries:
- a CDS encoding AraC family transcriptional regulator, translated as MEREFNRANLRGIYRMLTEIAKGNFAFQIKRTYHRDELEGLNAYANQTSEELYRKRHQFLWLNRNTEAMVIRTANFLLDKNLRVMDYSYKHPDNIEVAENNILGKAFSELLVRKFQHTWEKKILKFMAGKEQSFDIRLEYHFDELLKINLHTVVSRLTGVLEEKYIVTSYLMDGSKDFFSELPENSEIKTFSKWDQKLFHEIHIYIIHHLDEPPKTLDQLAMLFNTNEYKIKTGFKEIFGCTPTQYYNKQRIRECKILIENTSLSLTEISIKMGFSSYPHFSKSFKKETHVTPRFYKKITRNS; from the coding sequence ATGGAACGTGAATTTAATAGGGCAAATTTACGTGGTATATACCGCATGCTTACCGAAATAGCTAAAGGCAATTTTGCCTTTCAAATCAAACGCACCTACCACCGGGATGAGCTCGAAGGGCTCAATGCTTATGCAAATCAAACTTCAGAAGAACTTTATAGAAAGCGGCATCAATTTTTATGGCTTAATAGAAATACCGAAGCTATGGTGATCCGAACGGCGAACTTTCTGTTGGACAAAAATTTAAGGGTGATGGATTATAGCTATAAGCATCCTGATAATATTGAAGTTGCCGAAAATAATATTTTAGGCAAAGCATTTTCTGAACTACTTGTTAGAAAATTTCAGCATACTTGGGAGAAAAAAATCCTGAAGTTCATGGCAGGCAAAGAACAATCTTTTGATATCCGTCTGGAATATCATTTTGATGAACTACTAAAAATAAATTTGCATACTGTTGTCTCGAGGTTAACCGGTGTACTGGAGGAAAAATATATAGTGACTTCTTATCTTATGGATGGCTCTAAAGATTTTTTCTCAGAATTACCAGAAAATTCCGAAATCAAAACGTTTTCAAAATGGGACCAAAAATTATTTCACGAAATCCATATCTATATTATTCACCATTTGGATGAGCCTCCTAAAACTTTAGATCAATTAGCAATGCTTTTTAATACTAATGAATATAAAATAAAGACTGGGTTCAAAGAGATTTTTGGATGTACCCCAACGCAATATTATAATAAGCAGCGCATCCGGGAGTGTAAAATACTCATTGAAAATACGAGTCTCTCCCTAACGGAAATTTCAATTAAGATGGGCTTTAGTTCTTACCCCCATTTTTCGAAGAGTTTTAAAAAGGAAACTCATGTAACTCCTAGATTTTACAAAAAAATCACCCGAAATTCATAA